GCCGGGGATCGCGGCGGTCACCTCGGCGAGCAGTTCCTCCGTGACGCGCGGGCCCAACTCGGCGGCGGCTCCGAGGACATCGGGGCCGAAGGGCGCAAGGGCGTGGTCGGTCGCGTCGTACGGCTTGGCCGCCGAGGCCTGCGCTCCCGGCCAGTTGTGGTGCCAGATCATGGTGGCGCCGTGGTCGATGAGCCACAGCTCGCCGTCCCGGAACAGCATGTTGGGGTTGCGCCACGACCGGTCGACGTTGTTGACCAGCGCGTCGAACCAGACGACCTTCCCGGCTTCCGCCGGGCTCACCTCGTGGACGAGGGAGTCGAATCCGATCGCCCGGGAGAGGAAGTCCATGGCGAGGTTCAGCCCGCCGCTCGACTTGAGCAACTCCTGCACCTGCTGGTCCGGTTCACCGAGGCCGATGACCGGATCGAGCCCGATCGCCGCCAGTCCCGGTACGCGCAGGCCCAGCCGCCGGGCCAGTTCACCGCAGACGACCTCCGCGACGAGGGTCTTGCGGCCCTGTCCGGCGCCGGTGAACTTCATGACGTACGTACCGAGGTCGTCGGCCTCGACGAGCCCCGGCAGCGAGCCGCCCTCACGCAGGGGCGTGATGTAGCGGGTCGCGGTGACTTCTCTCAGCATTTCCCCAGGTTATAGGGGCTGCGGCGGCCGTCCTCCGCAGGCTCCCCGCGCGCGGGCCGGCGGTCGGAAAAACCCGGTGGCTACGGGATGTTCGACGATTACCATGCTCTCGGCGCAGACCCCGGCCGGCCTCTCCTGTGCACGACGCCGCTGAAGCGGCGGGTCCGGCGTCCGGGTTGTGACGCGCACCGTCCTCGCCACGTCGGCACGATGACGCGACCGCACGGGCCCCGCCGCCGGGCGGCGGAAACATCTCTCCCGGCGTGCCGCGGGACACGGAACCGGCCGGGGTTCGAGCCGTCGCCCGGCCGCATGCAACCATCCTTCTCCGGATCTCCCGAAGGGACCCCCGTGACCGCGGAAGACCTGCCCCTGCAGTTCGCCCGGACCAAGCGCTTCTCCCTCGGTGTGCCGCGCGGTTACACCGTCTCGCCCGACGGTGACCGCGTGCTCTTCCTGCGCACCGCGAGCGGCCGTTCCACCACGAGTCTGCTCTGGCTGTACGAGAACGGCGGGGAGCAGCCGCTCGCGGACCCGTTCGCCCTCGGCGACGGCGGCGAGGTCCCGGAGGCCGAGCGGATCCGCCGCGAACGGGCCCGCGAGACCAGCGCCGGAATCGTCTCGTACGCGACCGACGCGGCCGTCCGCCTGGTCGTCTTCGCCCTCTCGGGCACCCTGTGGACCGTGCGCACCGACGAGGGCGTCACCCGCCGGATCCCCACGGCGGGTCCGGCCGTCACCCCGCGTCCCAGTCCCGACGGCACCCACATCGCGTACGTCAGCGGGGGCGCCCTGCGTGTCGTACGCGCCGACGGCACCGGTGATCGCGCACTGGCCGAGCCGGAGGGGCCGGAGGTCAC
This sequence is a window from Streptomyces ortus. Protein-coding genes within it:
- a CDS encoding HipA family kinase; this encodes MLREVTATRYITPLREGGSLPGLVEADDLGTYVMKFTGAGQGRKTLVAEVVCGELARRLGLRVPGLAAIGLDPVIGLGEPDQQVQELLKSSGGLNLAMDFLSRAIGFDSLVHEVSPAEAGKVVWFDALVNNVDRSWRNPNMLFRDGELWLIDHGATMIWHHNWPGAQASAAKPYDATDHALAPFGPDVLGAAAELGPRVTEELLAEVTAAIPGEWLKDEPGFDSADALRQAYARPLLARAATIHERIRLQGDTSDTSGIGNRKGTK